The following coding sequences lie in one Mycobacterium sp. Z3061 genomic window:
- a CDS encoding DUF4233 domain-containing protein, protein MTAEVPPPPDPWKSFAGVMAGTLILEVIVVLLAIPVVGVVGGGLTGASLGYLIGFAVLLVLLTGLQRRSWAIWANLGAQLILVAGFLVYPAVGAMGVLFTAVWGLIAYLRAEVRRRQERWTPPPS, encoded by the coding sequence ATGACCGCTGAGGTGCCGCCACCGCCCGATCCGTGGAAGAGCTTCGCCGGGGTGATGGCGGGGACGCTGATCCTCGAGGTGATCGTGGTGCTGCTGGCGATACCCGTGGTGGGCGTCGTAGGAGGCGGCCTGACCGGCGCATCGCTGGGCTATCTGATCGGGTTCGCCGTGCTGCTGGTGCTGCTGACCGGGTTGCAGCGCCGGTCGTGGGCGATCTGGGCCAACCTCGGCGCACAGCTGATACTGGTCGCCGGCTTCCTGGTCTACCCGGCCGTCGGTGCCATGGGTGTGTTGTTCACCGCGGTGTGGGGGCTGATCGCCTATCTGCGGGCCGAGGTCCGGCGGCGCCAGGAGCGCTGGACGCCGCCGCCGTCCTGA
- a CDS encoding folylpolyglutamate synthase/dihydrofolate synthase family protein yields MTSDSQDWESSTRLAPTPDEIAALLQVEHLLDQRWPETRIEPSLTRISALMDLLGSPQLSYPSIHIAGTNGKTSVARMIDALITALQQRTGRTTSPHLQSAVERISIDGEPITPAQYVDVYREIEPFVHMVDQQSQADGGPAMSKFEVLTAMAFAAFADAPVDVAVVEVGMGGSWDATNVLNAPVAVITPISVDHVDYLGADIAGIAKEKAGIIARAPEGSPDTVAVIGRQVPEVMDVLLAQTVRADAAVARQDSEFAVLGRQVAIGGQLLQLQGLGGVYPDIYLPLHGEHQAHNAALALAAVEAFFGAGAQRQLDVDAVRAGFAAVTSPGRLERMRSAPTVFIDAAHNPAGAAALAQTLADEFDFRTLVGVVAVLADKDVDGILAALEPVFDSVVVTHNGSPRALDVETLALAAQQRFGPDRVIPADNLRDAIDVATALVDAADQEDEMYSGTGIVITGSVVTAGAARTLFGRDPQ; encoded by the coding sequence ATGACTTCGGATTCCCAGGACTGGGAGTCGAGCACCCGCCTGGCTCCCACCCCGGACGAGATCGCGGCCCTGCTGCAGGTCGAACATCTGCTCGACCAGCGCTGGCCCGAGACCCGCATCGAGCCGAGCCTGACCCGGATCAGCGCGCTGATGGACCTGCTCGGATCGCCGCAGTTGAGCTACCCGTCGATCCACATCGCCGGCACCAACGGCAAGACGTCGGTGGCGCGGATGATCGACGCGCTGATCACCGCGCTGCAGCAACGCACCGGCCGCACCACCAGCCCACACCTGCAGTCGGCCGTCGAACGCATCTCGATAGACGGCGAGCCGATCACGCCGGCGCAGTACGTGGACGTCTACCGGGAGATCGAGCCGTTCGTGCACATGGTCGACCAGCAGTCCCAGGCTGACGGGGGACCGGCGATGAGCAAGTTCGAGGTGCTCACCGCGATGGCGTTCGCGGCGTTCGCGGATGCGCCCGTCGACGTCGCGGTCGTCGAGGTCGGCATGGGTGGCAGTTGGGACGCCACCAACGTGCTGAACGCGCCGGTGGCCGTCATCACCCCGATCAGCGTCGACCACGTCGACTATTTGGGTGCGGACATCGCCGGGATCGCCAAGGAGAAGGCGGGCATCATCGCCCGGGCGCCCGAGGGGTCGCCGGACACCGTCGCAGTCATCGGACGCCAGGTTCCCGAGGTGATGGACGTGCTGCTCGCCCAGACCGTGCGCGCCGACGCCGCGGTCGCCCGGCAGGACTCGGAATTCGCCGTGCTGGGCCGGCAGGTCGCCATCGGCGGGCAACTGCTGCAGTTGCAGGGACTCGGCGGGGTCTACCCGGACATCTACCTGCCCCTGCACGGGGAACATCAAGCGCACAACGCGGCCCTGGCGCTGGCCGCGGTGGAGGCTTTCTTCGGCGCCGGTGCGCAGCGTCAGCTGGATGTGGACGCGGTCCGGGCCGGTTTCGCCGCGGTCACCAGCCCCGGACGGCTGGAGCGCATGCGGAGCGCCCCGACGGTGTTCATCGACGCCGCACACAACCCCGCCGGCGCGGCCGCCCTCGCGCAGACGCTGGCCGACGAGTTCGACTTCCGCACGCTGGTGGGGGTGGTCGCGGTGCTGGCCGACAAGGATGTCGACGGCATTCTCGCCGCGCTGGAACCGGTGTTCGACTCCGTCGTCGTCACCCACAACGGGTCGCCCCGGGCACTCGATGTCGAGACACTAGCCTTGGCGGCGCAGCAACGGTTCGGGCCCGACCGGGTGATCCCCGCCGACAACCTGCGCGACGCCATCGACGTCGCGACCGCGCTGGTCGACGCGGCCGATCAGGAGGATGAGATGTACTCCGGCACAGGCATTGTCATCACCGGCTCGGTCGTCACCGCCGGTGCCGCCCGGACGCTGTTCGGTCGTGATCCGCAATGA
- a CDS encoding valine--tRNA ligase — protein sequence MTASPRPVDDQLPKSWDPAAMEGAIYQKWVDAGYFTADPESTKPAYSIVLPPPNVTGSLHMGHALEHTMMDALTRRKRMQGYEVLWQPGMDHAGIATQSVVEKQLAVDGKTKEDFGRELFVEKVWDWKRESGGAIGGQMRRLGDGVDWSRDRFTMDEGLSRAVRTIFKRLYDEGLIYQAERLVNWSPVLETAISDLEVNYQDVEGELVSFRYGSLDDSQPHIVVATTRVETMLGDTAIAVHPDDERYRHLVGTSLPHPFVEREMIVVADEHVDPEFGTGAVKVTPAHDPNDFEIGMRHQLPMPSIMDTKGRIAGTGTQFDGMDRFEARVKVREALAAQGRVVEEKRPYLHSVGHSERSGEPIEPRLSLQWWVRVESMAKAAGDAVRNGDTVIHPASLEPRWFAWVDDMHDWCISRQLWWGHRIPIWYGPNGEMVCVGPDDTPPEGWEQDGDVLDTWFSSALWPFSTLGWPSKTAALEKFYPTSVLVTGYDILFFWVARMMMFGTYVGGDDAITLDGRRGPQVPFTDVFLHGLIRDEFGRKMSKSKGNVIDPLEWMDKYGADALRFTLARGASPGGDLAIGEDAVRASRNFGTKLFNATRYALMNGAALAPLPDELTDADRWVLGRLEEVRAEVDAAFDSYEFSRACEALYHFAWDEFCDWYLELAKTQLAQGLSGTTAVLAAGLDTLLRLLHPVIPFISEALWQALTGQESLVIAEWPEPSGTTLDPVAAQRINDMQKLVTEVRRFRSDQGLADRQKVPARLAGIDEADLANQVPAVTSLAWLTAPGDDFRASASLEVRLSTATVVVELDTSGTIDVAAERRRLEKDLAAAQKELASTAAKLGNADFLAKAPEAVVDKIRARQQVAQEETDRITAKLAALQ from the coding sequence GTGACCGCCAGCCCCCGCCCTGTCGATGACCAGCTGCCCAAGTCCTGGGATCCGGCCGCGATGGAGGGCGCGATCTACCAGAAGTGGGTAGATGCCGGCTACTTCACCGCGGACCCCGAGAGCACCAAGCCCGCGTATTCCATCGTGCTGCCGCCGCCGAATGTCACCGGCAGCCTGCACATGGGCCACGCGCTCGAGCACACCATGATGGATGCGCTGACCCGGCGCAAGCGCATGCAGGGCTACGAGGTGCTGTGGCAGCCGGGCATGGACCACGCCGGCATCGCCACCCAGAGCGTGGTGGAAAAGCAGCTGGCGGTCGACGGCAAGACCAAGGAGGACTTCGGCCGGGAGCTGTTCGTCGAGAAGGTCTGGGACTGGAAGCGGGAATCCGGCGGCGCGATCGGCGGCCAGATGCGCCGGCTCGGGGACGGCGTGGACTGGAGCCGTGACCGATTCACCATGGACGAGGGCCTGTCGCGTGCCGTCCGGACGATCTTCAAGCGCCTCTACGACGAAGGCCTGATCTATCAGGCCGAACGACTGGTCAACTGGTCGCCGGTGCTGGAGACGGCGATCTCCGACCTCGAGGTCAACTACCAGGATGTCGAAGGCGAGCTGGTGTCGTTCCGGTACGGCTCGCTCGACGACTCGCAACCCCACATCGTGGTCGCGACCACCCGGGTGGAGACCATGCTCGGCGACACCGCCATCGCGGTGCACCCCGACGACGAGCGCTACCGCCACCTGGTCGGGACCAGCCTGCCGCACCCGTTCGTCGAGCGCGAGATGATCGTCGTCGCAGACGAGCACGTCGATCCCGAGTTCGGTACCGGCGCAGTGAAAGTCACACCCGCGCACGATCCCAATGACTTCGAGATCGGGATGCGCCACCAGCTGCCGATGCCCTCGATCATGGACACCAAGGGCCGGATCGCGGGCACCGGAACGCAATTCGACGGCATGGACCGGTTCGAGGCCCGCGTCAAGGTCCGCGAAGCGCTTGCCGCCCAGGGCCGCGTGGTCGAGGAGAAGCGACCGTACCTGCACAGCGTCGGGCACTCCGAGCGTAGTGGTGAGCCGATCGAACCCCGGCTGTCGCTGCAGTGGTGGGTCCGGGTGGAGTCGATGGCCAAGGCCGCCGGTGATGCGGTTCGCAACGGCGACACCGTGATTCACCCCGCCAGCCTGGAGCCGCGGTGGTTCGCGTGGGTGGACGACATGCACGACTGGTGCATTTCGCGGCAGCTGTGGTGGGGCCACCGCATCCCGATCTGGTACGGGCCCAACGGCGAAATGGTGTGCGTCGGTCCCGATGACACCCCGCCGGAGGGTTGGGAGCAGGACGGCGACGTGCTGGACACCTGGTTCTCCTCGGCGTTGTGGCCGTTCTCCACCCTGGGCTGGCCTTCGAAGACCGCGGCCCTGGAAAAGTTCTATCCGACAAGCGTTCTGGTCACCGGCTACGACATCCTGTTCTTCTGGGTGGCCCGCATGATGATGTTCGGCACCTACGTCGGCGGCGACGACGCCATCACCCTCGACGGTCGCCGCGGCCCGCAGGTGCCGTTCACCGACGTGTTCCTGCACGGGCTGATCCGCGACGAGTTCGGCCGCAAGATGAGCAAGTCCAAGGGCAATGTCATCGACCCGCTGGAGTGGATGGACAAGTACGGAGCCGACGCGCTGCGGTTCACCCTGGCCCGGGGCGCCAGCCCGGGCGGCGACCTGGCCATCGGCGAGGACGCGGTGCGGGCGTCGCGCAACTTCGGCACCAAGCTGTTCAACGCCACCAGGTATGCGCTGATGAACGGTGCCGCCCTGGCGCCGCTGCCCGACGAACTGACCGACGCCGACCGCTGGGTGCTGGGCCGGCTGGAAGAGGTTCGCGCGGAAGTCGATGCGGCCTTCGACAGCTACGAGTTCAGCCGGGCCTGCGAGGCGCTCTACCACTTCGCCTGGGACGAATTCTGCGACTGGTATCTGGAATTGGCCAAGACGCAGCTGGCGCAAGGCCTTTCGGGCACCACCGCGGTGCTGGCCGCCGGCCTGGACACGCTGCTGCGCCTGCTGCATCCGGTGATCCCGTTCATCAGCGAAGCGCTCTGGCAGGCCCTGACCGGCCAGGAGTCGCTGGTGATCGCCGAGTGGCCCGAACCGTCCGGCACCACCCTGGATCCGGTTGCCGCACAACGGATCAACGACATGCAGAAGCTGGTGACCGAGGTGCGCAGGTTCCGCAGCGATCAGGGCCTGGCCGACCGGCAGAAGGTGCCGGCCCGGTTGGCCGGTATCGATGAGGCCGATCTGGCCAACCAGGTTCCGGCCGTGACGTCACTGGCGTGGCTGACCGCGCCGGGCGACGATTTCCGCGCGTCGGCATCACTCGAAGTCCGGCTGAGCACCGCGACGGTCGTCGTCGAGCTCGACACCTCCGGCACCATCGACGTGGCCGCTGAACGCCGGCGTCTGGAAAAGGATCTGGCCGCGGCGCAGAAGGAACTGGCGTCCACCGCGGCCAAACTCGGCAACGCCGACTTCCTGGCCAAGGCGCCCGAAGCCGTCGTCGACAAGATCCGCGCCCGGCAGCAGGTGGCGCAAGAGGAGACCGACCGGATCACCGCCAAACTGGCGGCGCTCCAATGA
- a CDS encoding LysM peptidoglycan-binding domain-containing protein, which yields MADRLTEGQKLVKGESLTSSNGAYTLTLQDDGNLVLAVWGNPIWSTSTNGQDVVRAEVQTDGNFVLYTADKPVWHSDTKGKKQVQLVLQDDRNLVLYAADGPAWSTKTETDAPPPPEPVAEAQKSGSGSGQSGWWGSDEPSEQAAAAEPAEEAVAEAAPAEPEPEPAARTYTVESGDTLWAIAERFYGDGSKYQVIADASGIPNPDLIHPGQVLTIP from the coding sequence ATGGCAGACAGGCTCACCGAAGGTCAGAAGCTGGTTAAGGGAGAGTCGCTGACGTCCAGCAACGGCGCCTACACCCTGACCCTGCAGGACGACGGCAACCTGGTGCTGGCCGTCTGGGGCAACCCGATCTGGTCCACCTCGACCAACGGCCAGGACGTGGTGCGCGCCGAGGTGCAGACCGACGGCAACTTCGTGCTCTACACCGCCGACAAGCCGGTGTGGCACAGCGACACCAAGGGCAAGAAGCAGGTGCAGCTGGTCCTGCAGGACGACCGGAACCTGGTGCTGTACGCGGCTGACGGCCCGGCCTGGTCCACCAAGACCGAGACCGACGCGCCGCCGCCGCCCGAGCCGGTGGCCGAGGCGCAGAAGTCCGGCTCGGGTTCGGGCCAATCCGGCTGGTGGGGATCCGATGAGCCGTCCGAGCAAGCCGCGGCTGCTGAGCCGGCCGAGGAGGCGGTCGCCGAGGCCGCGCCGGCCGAACCCGAACCCGAACCCGCCGCCCGCACCTACACCGTCGAGTCCGGCGACACCCTGTGGGCGATCGCGGAGCGCTTCTACGGTGACGGCAGTAAGTACCAGGTCATCGCCGACGCCAGCGGGATTCCCAACCCCGACCTGATCCACCCTGGGCAGGTTCTGACCATCCCGTAG
- a CDS encoding DUF937 domain-containing protein has translation MAGLDDLYAQIPTSDIASKLGADQGEVDKAVHTLVPVLLSGLQHTSQDPEHASRIEDAASGHAARGLLDAGGGVDQVDEQDGHQAVATLFGGKDTNEVAAALAGGGAGNSDLLKQLLPVILPIVLAYIGKQLNSGAPAEAPASQQRSSGGGLGDILGSILGGGNDKSLGGILGSVLGNKGGGLGDILGGLLGGKK, from the coding sequence ATGGCCGGTCTCGACGATCTCTACGCGCAGATTCCCACCTCGGACATCGCGTCGAAGCTGGGGGCGGACCAGGGTGAAGTGGACAAGGCGGTGCACACCCTGGTGCCGGTGCTGCTGAGCGGTCTGCAGCACACTTCGCAGGACCCCGAGCACGCCAGCAGGATCGAGGATGCCGCCAGTGGCCACGCGGCGCGCGGGTTGCTCGACGCCGGCGGCGGCGTCGACCAGGTCGACGAACAGGACGGGCACCAGGCGGTCGCGACGCTCTTCGGCGGCAAGGACACCAACGAAGTCGCTGCCGCACTGGCCGGCGGTGGCGCCGGCAACAGCGACCTGCTCAAGCAACTGCTGCCCGTCATCCTGCCGATTGTGTTGGCGTACATCGGAAAACAACTCAACTCCGGTGCCCCGGCCGAGGCGCCCGCCTCGCAGCAACGCAGCTCCGGCGGCGGGCTGGGCGACATCCTGGGCAGCATCCTGGGCGGTGGCAACGACAAGTCCCTGGGAGGGATTCTCGGCAGTGTGCTGGGCAACAAGGGCGGTGGGCTGGGCGATATCCTCGGGGGCCTGCTCGGCGGTAAGAAATAG
- a CDS encoding trans-acting enoyl reductase family protein, with translation MTETPREFDIIVYGATGFVGKLTAEYLARAGGDARIALAGRSKERLEAVRKTLGPGAQDWALVAADATSESSLKEMAARTRVVITTVGPYTRYGLPLVAACAAAGTDYADLTGEANFVRESIDLYHKQAADTGARIVHACGFDSVPSDLTVYALYRAAQHDGTGELGETNYVLRSMRGGASGGTIASGVEIMRTASDDPEIRRQLEDPYTLSTDRAAEPDLGAQPDLTLLRGSRIAPELAGLWTAAFPMAPSNTRIVRRSNSLLNWAYGRTFRYTETMSVGSSPLAPVASAVMTGFSSAFFAAGSRFLNRVPSGWLERVLPKSGSGPSAKTRERGYYKLETYTTTTSGARYVARMEQRGDPGYKATSVILGECGLALAKDRDKLSDLHGVLTPAAAMGDALLARFPHAGIELRTERLN, from the coding sequence GTGACCGAGACGCCACGCGAATTCGACATCATCGTCTATGGGGCAACGGGCTTCGTCGGGAAGCTGACCGCCGAATACCTGGCCAGGGCGGGGGGAGACGCGCGAATAGCGCTGGCCGGCAGGTCCAAAGAACGACTGGAGGCCGTCCGCAAGACGCTGGGCCCCGGCGCGCAGGACTGGGCGCTGGTCGCCGCCGACGCCACCTCCGAGTCGTCGCTCAAGGAGATGGCCGCCCGCACCCGGGTCGTCATCACTACGGTGGGCCCCTACACCCGCTACGGGCTGCCCCTGGTGGCGGCGTGCGCCGCGGCCGGCACCGACTACGCCGACCTGACCGGCGAGGCGAACTTCGTGCGCGAGAGCATCGACCTCTACCACAAGCAGGCCGCGGACACCGGCGCGCGCATCGTGCACGCCTGCGGTTTCGACTCCGTCCCGTCGGACCTGACCGTCTACGCGCTGTACCGCGCAGCGCAGCACGACGGCACCGGTGAGCTGGGCGAGACGAACTATGTACTGCGGTCCATGCGCGGTGGCGCATCCGGCGGGACCATCGCCTCGGGCGTGGAAATCATGCGTACCGCCTCGGATGACCCCGAGATCCGCCGCCAGCTCGAAGATCCGTACACCTTGAGCACCGACCGTGCCGCGGAGCCCGACTTGGGGGCACAACCCGATCTCACCCTGCTTCGGGGTAGCCGGATCGCGCCGGAACTGGCCGGGTTGTGGACGGCCGCATTTCCGATGGCACCCTCCAACACCCGAATCGTTCGACGCAGCAATTCGCTGCTGAATTGGGCCTACGGGCGTACGTTCCGCTACACCGAAACCATGAGTGTGGGGTCGTCGCCGTTGGCGCCTGTCGCGTCCGCCGTGATGACCGGGTTCTCCAGTGCGTTCTTCGCTGCGGGCAGTCGTTTCCTCAATCGGGTGCCGAGCGGGTGGCTGGAAAGGGTGCTGCCAAAATCGGGCAGCGGCCCGAGCGCCAAGACCCGCGAGCGCGGCTACTACAAGCTCGAGACGTACACCACCACGACGTCCGGTGCCCGTTACGTGGCGCGCATGGAACAGCGCGGTGACCCCGGTTACAAGGCCACCTCGGTGATACTGGGGGAGTGCGGCCTGGCCCTGGCAAAAGACCGCGACAAGCTCTCCGACCTGCATGGCGTGTTGACCCCGGCGGCAGCCATGGGCGACGCGTTGTTGGCCCGGTTCCCACACGCAGGTATCGAGCTGCGGACCGAGCGGTTAAATTGA
- a CDS encoding transglycosylase family protein: MKNVRKTLIVAAITGTLVTVPTTGIAHADVQGVDPNVAPGFDPGLPAPDAPPAPEAVAFDPDALPAPDAPPAPEAVGFDPNLPAPDAPPVDEPPAPAPVKAYSVNWDAIAACESGGNWAISTGNGYSGGLQFTPSTWRANGGSGSAAGASREEQIRVAENVLHSQGIGAWPVCGRRG, translated from the coding sequence TTGAAGAACGTCCGCAAGACGCTCATTGTCGCCGCGATTACCGGGACCCTCGTGACCGTGCCGACCACCGGCATCGCTCATGCGGATGTCCAGGGCGTGGACCCCAATGTCGCCCCCGGCTTCGACCCGGGCCTGCCGGCCCCTGACGCGCCGCCGGCCCCCGAGGCCGTGGCCTTCGACCCGGACGCCCTGCCGGCCCCGGACGCCCCGCCGGCCCCCGAGGCCGTGGGCTTCGACCCGAACCTGCCGGCCCCGGACGCACCGCCCGTCGATGAGCCCCCCGCGCCCGCACCCGTCAAGGCGTACAGCGTGAACTGGGACGCGATCGCGGCGTGCGAGTCCGGTGGCAACTGGGCGATCAGCACCGGCAACGGCTACTCCGGCGGTCTGCAGTTCACCCCCAGCACCTGGCGTGCCAACGGTGGCTCGGGCTCGGCAGCCGGCGCGAGCCGTGAGGAGCAGATCCGCGTGGCCGAGAACGTGCTGCACTCGCAGGGCATCGGCGCGTGGCCGGTGTGCGGCCGCCGCGGCTGA
- the mobA gene encoding molybdenum cofactor guanylyltransferase, whose product MRWRVPEDVSLAGVVVAGGESRRMGRDKATLPLPGGTGTMVERVVDVVSQRCSPVYVMAAPGQPLPALSVPILRDEVRGLGPLPATGRGLRAAAAAGARYAFVAAVDMPSLTVDLIEELFRLAVETNAEVVMPWDGRSHYLAAVYRTDLADRIDALVAAGARKMSDLIDASDAQQIVLTDSEALTNVNTVDDLRTPVRPGR is encoded by the coding sequence CTGAGGTGGCGAGTGCCTGAAGACGTTTCACTGGCCGGCGTCGTCGTCGCCGGCGGCGAATCCCGCCGGATGGGCCGTGACAAGGCCACCCTGCCGCTCCCCGGCGGGACGGGCACGATGGTGGAGCGCGTGGTTGACGTTGTGTCGCAACGTTGTTCGCCGGTATACGTGATGGCTGCGCCGGGCCAACCGCTGCCCGCGCTGTCGGTGCCCATCCTGCGCGACGAGGTGCGCGGGCTGGGTCCGCTGCCCGCGACCGGACGCGGACTGCGGGCCGCCGCGGCGGCCGGGGCGCGTTACGCATTTGTCGCTGCGGTCGACATGCCCTCTCTGACAGTCGATTTGATCGAAGAGTTGTTCCGCCTCGCCGTGGAGACCAACGCCGAGGTGGTGATGCCGTGGGATGGTCGCAGTCACTACCTGGCCGCGGTCTACCGCACGGACCTTGCCGACCGCATCGACGCACTGGTGGCCGCCGGCGCGCGCAAGATGAGCGATTTGATCGACGCGTCGGACGCTCAGCAGATCGTGCTGACGGACTCCGAGGCGCTGACCAACGTGAACACGGTGGACGACTTGCGCACCCCGGTCCGCCCGGGCCGCTGA
- a CDS encoding 2-oxoacid:ferredoxin oxidoreductase subunit beta, with translation MRSDEEDAALMTSLIGTDLGVTPKVHKNDGVPTRSAEEPPQKGKDFTSEQEVRWCPGCGDYVILNTIRNFLPELGLRRENIVFISGIGCSSRFPYYLETYGFHSIHGRAPAIATGLALAREDLSVWVVTGDGDALSIGGNHLIHALRRNVNITILLFNNRIYGLTKGQYSPTSEVGKITKSTPMGSLDHPFNPVSLALGAEATFVGRALDSDRAGLTDVLRAAAQHRGAALVEIMQDCPIFNDGSFDALRKEGSEERVIKVRHGEPIVFGANGEYCVVKSGFGLDVAKTADVAEGEIVVHDAHADDSAYAFALSRLSDQNLDHMVMGIFRDISRPTYDDAARSQVESAQNSIPSDEAALQSLLRGRDTWTVD, from the coding sequence ATGCGAAGCGACGAGGAGGACGCGGCGCTCATGACCAGCCTGATCGGCACCGACCTGGGGGTAACCCCGAAGGTGCACAAGAACGACGGGGTGCCTACCCGGTCTGCTGAAGAGCCGCCGCAGAAGGGCAAAGACTTCACCAGCGAGCAGGAAGTGCGCTGGTGCCCGGGTTGCGGTGACTACGTCATCCTCAACACCATCCGCAACTTCCTGCCCGAACTCGGGCTGCGCCGCGAGAACATCGTGTTCATCAGCGGCATCGGCTGCTCGAGCCGGTTCCCCTACTACCTGGAGACCTACGGGTTCCACTCGATCCACGGCCGCGCGCCGGCCATTGCCACCGGCCTGGCGCTCGCGCGCGAGGACCTGTCGGTCTGGGTGGTCACCGGCGACGGCGACGCGTTGTCGATCGGCGGCAACCACCTCATCCACGCCCTGCGCCGCAACGTCAACATCACCATCCTGTTGTTCAACAACCGCATCTACGGGCTGACCAAGGGCCAGTACTCACCGACGTCAGAGGTCGGCAAGATCACCAAGTCGACGCCGATGGGCTCGCTCGACCACCCGTTCAACCCGGTGTCGCTGGCGCTGGGCGCCGAGGCGACATTCGTTGGCCGCGCACTGGATTCGGATCGTGCCGGGCTGACCGACGTGCTGCGGGCCGCGGCCCAGCATCGCGGTGCCGCGCTGGTCGAGATCATGCAGGACTGCCCGATCTTCAACGACGGCTCGTTCGACGCGCTGCGCAAGGAAGGCTCCGAGGAGCGGGTGATCAAGGTCCGCCATGGCGAGCCGATCGTGTTCGGCGCCAACGGCGAATACTGCGTCGTGAAATCGGGCTTCGGTCTGGACGTTGCCAAGACCGCCGACGTGGCCGAAGGCGAAATCGTCGTACACGACGCCCACGCTGACGATTCCGCGTACGCGTTCGCCTTGTCGCGCCTGTCGGATCAGAACCTCGACCACATGGTGATGGGTATCTTCCGCGACATCAGCCGACCCACCTATGACGACGCTGCCCGCTCGCAGGTAGAGTCCGCCCAGAATTCGATCCCATCGGACGAAGCCGCGCTGCAGTCGCTGCTGCGCGGACGTGATACCTGGACCGTGGACTGA